Part of the Paenibacillus kyungheensis genome, CGTTACCCCGTCTATACAATGTGCCTGTGCTCAAGCGTATCTCGCAAGTGTATGTCTCCTTTTTTCGCGGGACACCGATTCTGATTCAATTATTTCTGATCTATTATGGACTGCCGACGATTCTGCAATGGATCAATATTGATATTTCTAGAGTAGCAGTGTTGTACTTTGTGATTCTGGCTTATGCACTGAACAGTGGAGCTTTTGTCTCTGAAATGATAAGAGCTTCAGTCAGTGCAGTAGATAAAGGACAGATTGAAGCCGCGCAATCCATAGGCATGAGCGGATACCAGACGTTTACACGTATTATTTTGCCACAAGCGTTAGCGATCAGTATTCCGTTATTCGGTAATCTGGTGATCGGCAATCTGAAAGACACTTCACTTGCTTTTACTCTAGGCGTGATGGAAATGACAGGCAGATCACAGACGTTAGGAACAGCTACACAACATTTTGTAGAGACATATATTGCTTTATCTTTGATCTACTTTGTAATCAGTATGATCTTGGAACAAGGATTCCTCTGGTTAGAACGTCGTCTACATCGTCATGAAGCAAGTGTAAGGCAGAGTTCTAAAGTGATGGGGCGTAAATGGCTAACCCGTCCTGTATCTGCACTTAGCAAAGGAGGTAGAAGTGGATGACACTGGATCCATCGTTTATGTGGACAGCCTTTCTAAGCCTTTTTAAAGCATTACCGACTACGCTTATGATTACTTTCGTATCTGTAATCTGCGGTCTATTGATAGGAACGGGGGTAGCCTTATGTCGAATTTATCGAATTCCTGGATTGTCTCAACTTTCTACCGCTTACGTGACTTTTATACGCGGTACACCGATGTTGATGCATTTGTTGTTAATTTATTTTGGCTTACCGATTCTGATCGATAGTGTATCTGCTCACTTAGGATGGTCATTTACTTCGGCATCGATTCCGCTCATTGGATTTGTATTTATCGCATTTTCGATTACAGCAGGAGCATATATGTCTGAAGTGGTACGAGCAGGTATTGTTGCTGTAGATCGTGGACAGATCGAAGCGGCTCACTCGATTGGCATGACAACACCACAAGCGTTACGCCGAATCGTATTACCACAAGCGTTAGCAGTCAGCCTTCCGAATTTGTCCAATTCAGTGATTGGGATGTTACATGGATCTACACTTGCTTATACGATCTCTGTTGTAGAAATTAACGCCCAAGCACTAGTAGTTGCTGCGAACAACTGGAAGTACTTTGAAGCGTATATCGCCGCTGCTGTCTTGTTCTGGGGACTGACCTTATTGATCGAACGGGGTAGTGGATGGTTAGAAAAACGTCTCAACGCTTATCATCGTGGAGGTGTGATGTAATATGATTCAACTGGAGCAAATATCCAAGTCATTTGGCAAACAGGAAGTGCTTCACCATATCGATCTGCAAGTTAAAAAAGGTGAAGTGGTGGTTATTTTGGGCCCGAGCGGTTCAGGCAAGACGACATTACTGCGCTGTATTAATTATTTGGAAAAGCCTGATGCAGGACAGATTACAATCGGTAATCTACGTGTCGATACGAAGCATCCTACCAAAAAAGAAATCCATGCGCTACGTCAACAAACAGCGATGGTATTTCAACAATATAATCTATTCAAACACAAAACAGCACTCGAAAATGTAATGGAAGGATTAACGATTGTTCGCAAAATACCCAAAGATAAAGCACGTGAGATCAGTGTACAGGTACTTGAAAAAGTAGGGCTTGGCACTAAATTGGACCATTATCCAAGCCAGCTATCCGGTGGTCAGCAACAACGTGTCGGAATTGCTAGAGCACTGGCTTTGAATCCAGAAGTAATCCTTTTTGATGAACCGACTTCAGCACTTGATCCAGAACTGGTGGGTGAGGTGTTAAGTGTAATTCGCAAAATAGCTAAAGAAGGTATCACCATGATTGTAGTAACACATGAAATGGATTTTGCCAGAGATGTGGCTAATCATGTGGTCTTTATGGATGGCGGCGTAGTTGTAGAAGAAGGAACACCGGAAGAGATTTTTCAACGTCCCAAAGAAGAACGTACCCGTCAATTTTTGAGCCGTATTACACCACAGGCTACGTATTTTATTTAGAAAATAATACACATAGATCGATTGAGGGAGGAACAGAAGATGAGTATTCCGATAGGTATTTTGGATCAAAGTCCACGATTTGCAGGAGAAAGTGCAGAAGATGCTTTTCGACATACGATAGAGCTTGCTCAAATTGCCGAGGAATTGGGGTATCGTCGATTCTGGGTATCCGAGCATCATGATTCTGCTAATGTGTCTGGTTCTTCACCGGAAGTATTGATCTCTTATTTGCTCGCCAAAACCAAAAAAATTACGATTGGTTCAGGTGGAGTGATGTTGCAACATTACAGTCCGTATAAAGTCGCCGAGAACTTTAATGTATTATCTACACTTGCACCTGGCAGAGTAGAATTAGGCATAGGACGTGCTCCAGGTGGATTACCTCGATCAACACGCGCTTTACAAGGAGATCATCAGGCAAGCCCTGTAAGCTTAACCGACAAAATTATAGAAACCCGCAATTATATTTACAATCGAATAGCAGACGATCATGCGCTAGCAGGTATCCATGTAAGTCCAAATCCTACGCAACCTGCTGATCTATTCGTACTTGGAGCGAGTTCCAATAGTGCAGAAGTAGCAGCCAAATTAGGATTACCCTATGTGTTCTCCCAATTTATTAACGGGGATGAAGAAGTGGCTCTTACAGCTGTACGTAATTATCGTGAACAATTTGTTCCTTCGATCGAATATCCGAAGCCACATGTTATTCTGGCTTTATCTGTTATAGTCGCTGAGACCGAAGAAGAAGCTGCTCAATTAGCAGGCGAGAATCTATCTGTTAAAATTCATCTGGAAAGTGGTAAAGTACTTACAGTAGCTACCATCGAACAAGCCGAAGAATTTGGTAGACAATCTGCTGAAAAATATCGAATTGAAGTAAAAGAAGCCAAAGTAGTCAAAGGTTCTCCTTCGTCGGTGTATCAACAATTGTCTGATATTCGTCAGCGATATGGTATAGAAGAATTGGTAGTGCATACAGTGATTCAGAATTTTCATAAGCGTGTGCGTTCATTTGAATTATTACAACAGGCTTTTGTTCAGGCAGAGGTAGAAGCTTCATTGGAGGTGTAAATAGCGCATGGCGTTAACAGAAGGACTTCAACAGCAACTTAGCGATATTCGTAGACATATTCATCGTCATCCTGAATTATCAGGAGAAGAGATACAGACAACAGCTTATATCCGTCAATTGTTAGAAGCGGCAGATATTCAGATTTTGTCTTTTCCTAATCTGAAAACAGGTGTGATCGCAGAAATAGGAACCGGTGAATCGGTTATTGCGTTACGTGCAGATATTGATGCTTTGCCTGTACAAGAAGAGACAGGACTTGCTTTTGCTTCAGAAGTAAATGGTAAAATGCATGCATGTGGTCATGATTTTCATACTGCTTCTTTGTTAGGGGCGGCGTATTTGCTCAAAGAACAAGAACATCAACTGCAAGGAAGAGTGCGACTAATTTTTCAACCTGCGGAAGAAAAAGCCAAAGGAGCACAGGAAGTGATTGCAAATGGAGCGCTTGAAGGTGTACAAGCGATCTTCGGACTTCACAACAAGCCTGACCTGCCTGTAGGTACAGTAGGGATTCGCAATGGTGCACTGATGGCAGCGGCAGATGGATTTATTGTAGAAGTGACAGGAGTCGGTACACATGCTGCGGTACCAGAAGCAGGGATTGATCCTATCGTGGTGTCTGCGCATATTGTAACAGCAATACAATCTATCGTTAGTCGTAATATCAGTTCTCAACAAGGTGCTGTTATTAGCGTGACCCAGTTGAATAGCGGACATGTATGGAATGTGATTCCTGATCTCGCTGTCCTGCAAGGAACGATCCGTACATTTGATGAACAGGTACGGGAGCAAGTGCTATCTCGATTTGAACAGATTGTTGAAGGGGTAGCCACTGCTTTTGGGACTTCTGCCAAAGTAAAATGGTTAGCCGGCCCTCCTCCTGTTCTCAATGATGAGCAGTGGACAGGTGCAGCCCAGATTGCAGCAGAGCAAAGCAATCTTCAAGTGGTTGAGCCTGCGGTATCACCAGCAAGCGAAGACTTTTCATTTTATCAAAAAGAAGTGCCAGGTGTATTTATCTTTGTCGGTACGTCAGGCCCGCAAGAATGGCATCATCCGTCATTTGATGTAGATGAACGTGCATTAAGCAGTACCGCTACATTTTTGGCAAATACAGCACGTGTTGCTTTGAAGCAAGTAGAGCAACAACCTATTTCATCCACATCCACATATTGATTTTCATGTTAATAATCTTTATTTCAATCTGGTTATAATGGAAAGCTGTTTCTTTAGAGAAAGTAGTCATCAACAAAGGCTATCATGATCAAAGAAACAGCTTTTTTGTTATGGTTTGTAACTAATAACTGACTGCAATTATGATCAGAGATTGCCAAAGTTATCCTTGATACGATAAAATACGCCCAAGAAAGGTTGTGTCTGTATTGAGTGATTCGGTGACGGTTCCCAAGTCAGTATCCTATACTATTGAGCTTCAATTTAACCCTTTATATGAATGTCTTAACAGCTTGCATACGTATATCTGCCGTCCTTCTTACAAAAAGATCGATTTAGATCCTTCTTGGGCCAAATCGGTAGAGGAGCAGTTACCTCCTGCATTTGCAGAGCGTCTTGCTCAGACGGGAATCGATGCAGAGTGGAGATTGATTGTTTTGCTGGTCTGTTGTTGTCCCGACCAGACACCGGAACAATTTATACAATGGATAGAAGATATGACAGTAAAGCAACTAGAAGTACTGATCGCTGAACATACGTCACTGCCGGTTACCGGAGTGGCTCGTCTGCGTAGCCGAATACTGATGTTGTTCCAACAATGGAATGAATATTACTTTTCCCGGATCGATCAGCAGATCATCACAGGGCTGCAACAAGAATACGAGCAGAAGCAAGCGATATTAATGCAGAACCATCATCTGTCTACTTTTGTAGATGAAGTGACCAACGGTATTGTATTTGAACCGCATGCTGAACTCAAGCGTCTGATTCTTGTACCTCATTATCATTTCAAACCGCTTAATATTATTTATGCATATCATTCATTTGTTATCTGTCATTATCCTGCCAAATTATATCTGGGCGATTCTTCTGAATTACCGCCTTATGAATATCGAGTCATTCGGGCATTGGCTGAACAGAGCCGTTTGAAAATATTAAAATATCTATATAATGGTCCACGTAGCTTTATTGAAATTGTACGTTATTTGGGATTATCGAAAGGAATTACGCATGATCATGTGACCAAGTTACGCAGTGCTGGATTACTTCATGCCCATATTCAAGGAGAAACGCTCACTGTCTATAGTCTGCGAACTCATGCTATTGATCATCTACAGCAGATGTTAATGCATTTTATTGAAGATAATCAATAAATAAAGATTCCTATACGATTAGATCGTTTCTATACAGGAACGATCTTTTTGCTATGCGCTGAGATATAAGCGGAATGGAACACACGACTGATCTCATCAACTGTTATATATTAACTTTTTTCGGAAATGATTTTAAGTTCTCTCTTTACAGAACCGTTTTAGATTCCTATAATAGCTTTACCGACTAATAACATAGTTAACAGGTCGGAATAATAAATATTAGGGGAATGTATAATGAAAAAAAGTGTAACTTTACTATCCGGCGTGCTTATGGCTTCTTTGTTATTTACAGCATGCTCTAGTGGAGGAGCTGATAATAGCAGTTCTTCAGTAGCCAATGGTACAACCGAAGCATCACCGACGACTGCTCTCACCAGTTTGTTCAAAGCACCTGATCTTACCAAGTTACCTGCTACCGCTCAGCAACGTACAGATACGATCATTATGGCGTTAACTGATCCAGCCGGAGCATTTACTCCTTATTTTCATCAAAGTGGATACGATGGCAATGTCTCTTCATTATTGTATGCACCGCTTGTGACAACAGATGATAAAGGGCTACCGGCTCCGAATCTAGCGGAAAGTTGGGATTTGTCCAAAGATCAACTTACATATACGTTTCATTTGCGTAAAAATTTGAAATTTAGTGATGGCTCACCGCTTACAGCAGACGATGTAGCGTTCACATGGACGATTTTGCATGACAAATCGTATGACAATGATTCGCTTATTCCCACATTAGGCATCGTAGGTGGAGCAGATTACAAAGCTGGCAAAGCGTCTACTATCTCTGGCATTAAAGTTATTGATCCACAGACTATTTCAGTTACGATTGCGAAGCCTAATGCAACTGCACTATTGACGTTAGGTAGCGATGTATTGTCCAAAGCTTATTATGGCAAAGACTATAAATTCGGCGAACTGGAATATATCAAAAAGTTACATCAGACTCCACTTGGGAATGGCCCGTATGTATTAACCAAGTTTATTCCGGGACAAGAAGTACGTTTTACAGCTAATGAAAATTATTTCAAAGGCGCTCCCAAAACAAAAAACTTTATCTACAAAACATCAGAAGGAGATACTTGGCAGTATGTGGAGACAGGGGAAATTGATTTTGCTTCCTTTAGTGCGACACAAGAAAATATCGATAAACTCAAAAGTTTGGGATTTGTAGATATTTTGCCGTATACACCAAGCACGTATAGCTTTTTACAAGCCAATCTGGAACATGAAGCTTTGAAAGATAAAAAAGTACGTCAAGCGATTGCTTACGGATTGGATCGTCAAAGTATTTATGTAGACGCGAACCAAGGGGCAGGAGAAATAGCTAATATTCCTGCGGCTCCTATCTCATGGGCGTATACAACAGATGGTATTAATCCGTATGCCTATAGCGCAGAAAAAGCGAATCAATTGCTTGATGAAGCAGGTTGGGTCGCTGGAGCAGATGGTATTCGTGAAAAAGATGGCCAAAAGCTGACTCTTCATTATCTAGGTTCCAAAAGTCCACAAACGGATATCTTTATCGCTGTCGCTACAGAAAACTTCAA contains:
- a CDS encoding ArsR family transcriptional regulator, which encodes MSDSVTVPKSVSYTIELQFNPLYECLNSLHTYICRPSYKKIDLDPSWAKSVEEQLPPAFAERLAQTGIDAEWRLIVLLVCCCPDQTPEQFIQWIEDMTVKQLEVLIAEHTSLPVTGVARLRSRILMLFQQWNEYYFSRIDQQIITGLQQEYEQKQAILMQNHHLSTFVDEVTNGIVFEPHAELKRLILVPHYHFKPLNIIYAYHSFVICHYPAKLYLGDSSELPPYEYRVIRALAEQSRLKILKYLYNGPRSFIEIVRYLGLSKGITHDHVTKLRSAGLLHAHIQGETLTVYSLRTHAIDHLQQMLMHFIEDNQ
- a CDS encoding ABC transporter substrate-binding protein, with amino-acid sequence MKKSVTLLSGVLMASLLFTACSSGGADNSSSSVANGTTEASPTTALTSLFKAPDLTKLPATAQQRTDTIIMALTDPAGAFTPYFHQSGYDGNVSSLLYAPLVTTDDKGLPAPNLAESWDLSKDQLTYTFHLRKNLKFSDGSPLTADDVAFTWTILHDKSYDNDSLIPTLGIVGGADYKAGKASTISGIKVIDPQTISVTIAKPNATALLTLGSDVLSKAYYGKDYKFGELEYIKKLHQTPLGNGPYVLTKFIPGQEVRFTANENYFKGAPKTKNFIYKTSEGDTWQYVETGEIDFASFSATQENIDKLKSLGFVDILPYTPSTYSFLQANLEHEALKDKKVRQAIAYGLDRQSIYVDANQGAGEIANIPAAPISWAYTTDGINPYAYSAEKANQLLDEAGWVAGADGIREKDGQKLTLHYLGSKSPQTDIFIAVATENFKAIGVDFQPEVFADFNSLASKVEGGDYDLASFSTPMLTDPSDGLVQFLDGEIKGYDNPEFVKLYNEALATNDIEQRKKIYADIFKLLNDDLPVIFTNYKKVVYAYNGRIQDLTVSPFNGIASSVPQWNLK
- a CDS encoding amino acid ABC transporter ATP-binding protein — its product is MIQLEQISKSFGKQEVLHHIDLQVKKGEVVVILGPSGSGKTTLLRCINYLEKPDAGQITIGNLRVDTKHPTKKEIHALRQQTAMVFQQYNLFKHKTALENVMEGLTIVRKIPKDKAREISVQVLEKVGLGTKLDHYPSQLSGGQQQRVGIARALALNPEVILFDEPTSALDPELVGEVLSVIRKIAKEGITMIVVTHEMDFARDVANHVVFMDGGVVVEEGTPEEIFQRPKEERTRQFLSRITPQATYFI
- a CDS encoding amino acid ABC transporter permease — its product is MTLDPSFMWTAFLSLFKALPTTLMITFVSVICGLLIGTGVALCRIYRIPGLSQLSTAYVTFIRGTPMLMHLLLIYFGLPILIDSVSAHLGWSFTSASIPLIGFVFIAFSITAGAYMSEVVRAGIVAVDRGQIEAAHSIGMTTPQALRRIVLPQALAVSLPNLSNSVIGMLHGSTLAYTISVVEINAQALVVAANNWKYFEAYIAAAVLFWGLTLLIERGSGWLEKRLNAYHRGGVM
- a CDS encoding LLM class flavin-dependent oxidoreductase, which codes for MSIPIGILDQSPRFAGESAEDAFRHTIELAQIAEELGYRRFWVSEHHDSANVSGSSPEVLISYLLAKTKKITIGSGGVMLQHYSPYKVAENFNVLSTLAPGRVELGIGRAPGGLPRSTRALQGDHQASPVSLTDKIIETRNYIYNRIADDHALAGIHVSPNPTQPADLFVLGASSNSAEVAAKLGLPYVFSQFINGDEEVALTAVRNYREQFVPSIEYPKPHVILALSVIVAETEEEAAQLAGENLSVKIHLESGKVLTVATIEQAEEFGRQSAEKYRIEVKEAKVVKGSPSSVYQQLSDIRQRYGIEELVVHTVIQNFHKRVRSFELLQQAFVQAEVEASLEV
- a CDS encoding amino acid ABC transporter permease; the encoded protein is MSRKFDITYVFDFIPKLLAYLNITLLIVGSSILLGLVIGMLVALPRLYNVPVLKRISQVYVSFFRGTPILIQLFLIYYGLPTILQWINIDISRVAVLYFVILAYALNSGAFVSEMIRASVSAVDKGQIEAAQSIGMSGYQTFTRIILPQALAISIPLFGNLVIGNLKDTSLAFTLGVMEMTGRSQTLGTATQHFVETYIALSLIYFVISMILEQGFLWLERRLHRHEASVRQSSKVMGRKWLTRPVSALSKGGRSG
- a CDS encoding amidohydrolase, which codes for MALTEGLQQQLSDIRRHIHRHPELSGEEIQTTAYIRQLLEAADIQILSFPNLKTGVIAEIGTGESVIALRADIDALPVQEETGLAFASEVNGKMHACGHDFHTASLLGAAYLLKEQEHQLQGRVRLIFQPAEEKAKGAQEVIANGALEGVQAIFGLHNKPDLPVGTVGIRNGALMAAADGFIVEVTGVGTHAAVPEAGIDPIVVSAHIVTAIQSIVSRNISSQQGAVISVTQLNSGHVWNVIPDLAVLQGTIRTFDEQVREQVLSRFEQIVEGVATAFGTSAKVKWLAGPPPVLNDEQWTGAAQIAAEQSNLQVVEPAVSPASEDFSFYQKEVPGVFIFVGTSGPQEWHHPSFDVDERALSSTATFLANTARVALKQVEQQPISSTSTY